One window from the genome of Rhizoctonia solani chromosome 15, complete sequence encodes:
- a CDS encoding Tuberous sclerosis 2 protein, which translates to MSYTRLKSLFGRLSRRNSSASETSRPSSPAPSLQPHVHSPLQTSTEIPTEPQEPVSDRLVTERRHSSGVAVTSNPATTSNDHGQGPSDQNTNSPPQPPLFPSPPSPVRSPRRRRPTTLAIRASSVGHYDIAVTSESVGRYEDKRDTNSDIHLPRRVPSKADLIMASTEREEERTGNLSWRGRVKDRDKDRDDDEARGTSEPIQAGGGSHTPQRVTRPSFSFLSKLASRARSGRSENVGRRVSEMFTGASPDAEHTHHPRSPTPGGLSTTPASINSVTGPLIPFSTVGSFSNTALTTAHVHGSTTLPTRLIPGPDQHPPEAALPLQLQPLDVLLMALTAPPDDITPPNPSINPTILAAQLAQHFRHPNSFTSHPRAVVGAGPAGISSAAQIGATVLANIVRNLRKKHAKGSWEVVGAWVESMSSLESAKSGSCGVSAIERALLWSTLTDPIDEMPDEDLLDEWAERDRTVRILTDGGKDVLGLRRFVPTLGSWIEFAVRVVQDEYKLGDPRLRSSVERFGSPNGQAARLHGYSRTYVEAQKCIDATLRLLEDIVRLNAPRFDETQVGDVVSIFCGAVNGTIGGWEGDGSVEAVTMPVDGPTQNSEGIGTHRRYPSSAFASPLASPISPNIAGVDTSPLTPYAVAASRFVSLARSLQKQTHIPPDVLKSMLEHLALLLAYVKTPMDILRLGGRRKSVGTRRGSEGLSAPTSARRGSEGGRRGSIVPGGPTDPTTRGDPTARGEVDWVDAYSRAELEGEVSGAFRVLLSGPYAVAVGRILLGLLVPVPNTSDDILVQSALISLGAARAIRLSVREAAIPRMARTRFQKDVAGTWTMAGVPSMDEAEMELMELMFSKEPDSASGAWETDRIAGVLGPAFSSWEPFIISIGGPVEAILVEMLGVVDDLLQEAKENEKAFGIEEGRVIGEVTVAAMQLFTLYSRGQDLRVLDIATTPDASTPLLNPVLQALVGVIRKVGLSTPISPPITSTLLGKSTFLTDQSAVSIIRHYVSMSLVTPSTPDYLNNLRQLFLHFYKPDRPLARIELAQVITKLYFGVRDLVDHRRGVVDLCLEVWEANNLNLVREQELQVVLSALKILGDAIVAGSVESDGRGSIEERLRLLVALIGRDGDCTISPRKREPPPEPSPPDSHSRTRDSSPTPMMSLLNALTPSVLTPRELPSEPSISSPQPIRPSVPHASALPGSCVDHVSECKAMAAVVTLIQAFSALAFSPPHSLSSAERTARAPASFQCILVMRDLLALLSPVGRDMLDPESEASEERSRIIDGKSCCSYARLAILQWLVRLRADRDHRLYMVKGLDGEIEPFAHLINRTPLRPRVNDAPAAPEPRIRDRDRERDRERRNRGMTTTTPNNPEGARIGRNPSRGRESDSRSRSRQPPAPPPTVPPVKYHIWSIPDMLPFDVAFGTRPSEGMTTYEQRIKPSDDGLLPQLWLPVSAYVCVMIDLITTETDWEILSYVLCHLPVQMSNKHLFCGPRTRSAIIRLLSELCTAVYEDKLTSNIGALPVNLKATDVAGLAYHTLTTLMSYHRTFNKQLQDDLLRTFLRGLNKNTTTVKPCLQALAIAAFELQPSTTKFLGEIVDKLSQIMSNPTIAGYILELLCIIGSIPTLYANFTDDNYRRVFHVPLQYITLHNRPDSHAGPAGKESYALTQHVLILAYYQIYIWFLALKLQDRPKHIPYITRHLLLANEHYTQVDEPTEVCFDWLARFAFANAESKPRMSSLRESVLNPPGSSGEGIVASKSWVFGNSIVTIKTLRHSGWLEIECRRPSGLTTFLCKLENVAALGLGEQVTGEIVEAATEAIGQVQDETSDGQVASKEGHTGEASNIPSGLLNPASVAPLKEMELDPSYLALQLSPYPDIRRASLRGRLVPNDDLLGRTLRSLDRVPVMDFHKVGIIYVGPGQTDEREILGNRAGSPAYTHFLDNIGRLIRLKDQRDLYTGGLDQHYDSDGQYAYAWWDVIIQMLYHTATLMPNRDGDDQFAFKKLHIGNDYVRIIWNDSGKPYRFDTLATQFQYVNIVIEPHSVGTVAAFTSDAHREEFYKVVLQRAPGMPEFGMIGEFKIVSAKCLPDVVRQTSMLADFFAQIYVHTQHDTIREEYITPWRARLRQIRMFKSKLPPIAPEEQVEGILGQEVARDFSRSY; encoded by the exons ATGTCCTATACACGGCTCAAATCGCTGTTCGGGCGACTTTCGCGTCGAAATTCATCAGCTTCAGAAACTTCGCGACCTTCTTCCCCAGCCCCATCTTTGCAACCACATGTACACTCCCCGTTGCAGACCAGCACCGAAATACCAACAG AACCACAAGAACCTGTATCAGATCGTCTTGTAACGGAGCGGCGTCATTCGTCGGGTGTTGCCGTTACATCTAATCCGGCGACTACAAGCAACGACCACGGTCAAGGACCTTCTGACCAAAATACAAACTCGCCGCCACAGCCGCCGCTTTTCCCATCGCCGCCATCGCCAGTCAGATCTCCGCGTCGGCGTCGGCCGACTACATTAGCCATACGAGCCTCGAGTGTGGGACATTACGATATTGCAGTCACGAGCGAGAGCGTTGGACGATACGAGGACAAGCGAGACACGAATTCTGATATTCATTTACCACGACGTGTACCTTCCAAGGCCGATCTAATTATGGCCAGCACCGAGCGAGAAGAAGAGCGAACAGGAAATCTATCATGGAGAGGCAGAGTAAAGGATAGGGACAAAGACAGAGATGACGACGAGGCTAGAGGTACATCCGAACCAATTCAAGCAGGTGGAGGATCCCATACACCGCAACGGGTAACGCGACCgtccttttcttttttgaGTAAACTGGCGAGTCGTGCGAGGTCTGGGAGATCCGAAAACGTCGGCCGACGGGTAAGCGAGATGTTTACGGGTG CATCACCCGACGCGGAACATACTCATCACCCTCGCTCCCCAACCCCTGGAGGTTTATCTACCACACCTGCCTCAATAAATTCTGTAACGGGTCCCTTAATCCCGTTTTCTACGGTTGGAAGCTTCTCAAACACTGCGCTTACCACTGCACATGTTCATGGCTCAACGACCCTCCCTACACGTCTTATACCAGGCCCTGATCAGCACCCGCCAGAAGCCGCGCTTCCGCTTCAGCTCCAACCATTGGACGTTCTATTAATGGCACTCACCGCGCCCCCCGATGACATAACACCTCCGAATCCCTCAATCAATCCAACTATTCTAGCCGCACAGTTAGCTCAACATTTCCGTCACCCTAACTCCTTCACCTCGCACCCTCGTGCAGTTGTCGGAGCTGGCCCAGCGGGAATCAGCTCAGCTGCACAAATCGGGGCCACCGTGCTTGCCAACATCGTCCGTAACCTACGAAAAAAGCACGCCAAAGGATCTTGGGAAGTCGTCGGCGCGTGGGTGGAATCAATGTCCAGTCTTGAAAGCGCCAAATCGGGTTCGTGTGGAGTATCAGCGATTGAACGAGCGTTGCTTTGGTCCACCCTCACCGACCCAATCGACGAGATGCCAGATGAAGATCTGTTGGACGAGTGGGCGGAGCGGGATCGGACTGTACGGATCTTAACAGATGGAGGAAAAGACGTGTTGGGATTAAGGCGATTTGTTCCGACTCTTGGCTCGTGGATAGAATTTGCCGTTCGAGTTGTTCAAGACGAATATAAACTGGGCGATCCTAGACTCAGGAGCTCGGTCGAACGATTCGGAAGTCCAAATGGCCAAGCAGCTCGGCTTCATGGTTATTCCCGAACCTATGTCGAAGCTCAAAAATGCATCGACGCGACGCTCCGGTTGCTGGAAGACATAGTAAGATTAAATGCTCCGAGGTTCGACGAAACGCAAGTTGGAGATGTAGTATCAATATTCTGTGGAGCTGTAAACGGGACGATTGGAGGGTGGGAAGGAGATGGTAGCGTGGAAGCTGTGACAATGCCAGTTGACGGCCCGACCCAAAACTCGGAAGGAATCGGCACTCATCGAAGATACCCATCATCAGCGTTTGCGTCGCCTCTTGCCAGTCCCATCTCGCCAAATATTGCAGGTGTGGACACGTCCCCGCTTACGCCATATGCCGTGGCTGCCTCGCGTTTCGTCTCCCTCGCCCGATCACTACAAAAGCAAACCCATATTCCACCGGACGTTTTGAAGAGTATGTTGGAACATTTAGCTTTATTACTCGCGTATGTCAAGACTCCAATGGATATACTTCGACTTGGTGGCAGGCGGAAGAGTGTGGGTACACGGAGGGGAAGCGAAGGCCTGAGCGCCCCAACGAGTGCGAGGAGAGGAAGTGAGGGAGGTAGGAGAGGCAGTATTGTGCCTGGCGGGCCAACGGATCCCACTACTAGGGGTGATCCCACTGCTCGAGGAGAGGTCGATTGGGTTGATGCCTATTCAAGGGCTGAGTTGGAAGGCGAAGTCAGCGGGGCGTTTAGGGTACTTTTATCTGGGCCGTATGCGGTTGCTGTGGGCCGGATTTTACTGGGATTACTGGTCCCTGTTCCGAATACATCCG ATGATATCCTGGTTCAAAGTGCATTGATCTCCCTTGGTGCGGCCAGGGCAATTCGACTCTCGGTTCGTGAAGCTGCAATCCCCCGTATGGCTCGTACTCGATTCCAAAAAGATGTTGCTGGAACATGGACCATGGCTGGAGTACCTAGCATGG ACGAAGCCGAGATGGAGCTGATGGAATTGATGTTCAGCAAGGAACCCGATAGCGCAAGTGGAGCCTGGGAAACAGACCGGATTGCTGGTGTACTAGGACCCGCATTCTCGAGCTGGGAACCCTTTATCATATCTATTGGAGGTCCCGTTGAAGCCATACTAGTCGAAATGCTCGGAGTCGTGGATGACTTGTTGCAAGAAGCCAAGGAAAACGAAAAAGCGTTTGGCATCGAGGAAGGCAGAGTTATTGGCGAAGTGACTGTGGCTGCGATGCAACTGTTTACCTTGTACAG TCGGGGACAAGACCTACGCGTATTGGATATTGCCACCACTCCCGATGCAAGTACTCCGCTTCTGAACCCAGTGCTTCAAGCTCTCGTGGGAGTCATTCGCAAGGTTGGATTATCGACGCCAATCAGCCCTCCGATCACTAGCACTCTACTTGGAAAATCAACGTTTTTAACAGATCAGTCGGCAGTATCAATAATTCGGCATTACGTCTCAATGTCTCTCGTCACACCCTCTACACCGGACTATCTGAACAATCTCCGACAGCTGTTCCTCCATTTTTATAAACCGGATCGACCCCTGGCTCGAATCGAACTTGCTCAAGTGATCACGAAGCTATATTTTGGAGTCCGCGATTTGGTCGACCACCGCCGCGGAGTTGTTGATTTGTGCCTGGAAGTTTGGGAGGCCAACAATCTTAACTTGGTACGGGAGCAAGAACTCCAAGTCGTCTTAAGTGCACTCAAGATACTTGGCGATGCAATTGTTGCTGGATCTGTCGAATCCGATGGAAGGGGATCAATTGAAGAGCGACTGCGACTCCTGGTAGCCCTCATCGGCCGAGATGGAGACTGTACAATTTCACCACGCAAACGAGAGCCGCCCCCTGAACCTTCACCCCCGGATAGCCACTCTCGAACGCGCGACTCATCTCCTACTCCAATGATGTCGTTATTAAATGCTCTGACACCCAGTGTTCTGACTCCTCGCGAATTGCCTTCTGAACCTTCGATTTCTTCACCACAGCCTATTCGCCCGAGTGTTCCCCATGCGTCTGCTCTTCCTGGTTCCTGCGTCGACCACGTGTCTGAGTGTAAAGCGATGGCGGCTGTGGTCACCCTCATTCAAGCCTTCTCGGCTCTTGCGTTTTCCCCTCCCCATTCTCTATCATCAGCTGAGCGCACTGCTCGGGCACCAGCTTCGTTCCAGTGTATTTTGGTTATGCGCGATCTTCTTGCTTTGCTTTCACCCGTTGGTCGAGATATGCTCGACCCCGAATCAGAAGCCTCCGAAGAGCGATCCCGCATTATCGACGGCAAATCGTGTTGTTCTTATGCTCGTTTGGCCATTCTCCAATGGTTGGTACGGCTACGCGCGGACCGAGATCATCGATTGTACATGGTCAAAGGTCTTGATGGCGAAATCGAGCCATTTGCGCACTTAATCAACCGAACGCCGCTTCGCCCTCGAGTAAACGATGCTCCTGCTGCCCCAGAACCGCGAATCCGAGATCGAGACCGCGAACGAGACCGCGAACGCAGAAACCGGGGGATGACAactaccacccccaataATCCTGAGGGCGCGCGTATTGGTCGAAACCCATCGCGTGGGCGAGAAAGCGATAGTCGCAGTCGCTCTCGGCAGCCACCTGCCCCACCTCCTACTGTACCCCCGGTCAAATATCATATATGGTCTATCCCGGACATGCTCCCGTTCGACGTTGCGTTCGGAACTCGGCCAAGTGAAGGGATGACAACCTATGAGCAACGCATCAAGCCCAGCGACGATGGCCTTTTACCTCAACTTTGGCTACCCGTGTCAGCTTATGTGTGCGTAATGATCGACCTGATCACTACCGAAACAGATTGGGAGATTTTATCCTATGTCCTGTGCCATTTGCCAGTTCAGATGTCAAACAAACATTTGTTTTGCGGGCCAAGGACCAGGAGTGCGATTATTCGATTATTATCCGAGCTTTGCACAGCGGTTTACGAGGATAAACTGACCTCAAATATCGGGGCACTTCCGGTCAATCTCAAGGCTACCGACGTTGCCGGTTTGGCGTATCATACTTTGACAACACTGATGAGCTATCACCGGACGTTCAATAAGCAACTCCAGGATGACCTGTTGCGAACCTTCCTGCGCGGTCTCAACAAAAATACTACTACCGTTAAACCGTGTTTGCAAGCTCTGGCCATTGCTGCATTCGAACTTCAGCCTTCGACGACAAAATTCTTGGGCGAGATAGTAGACAAGCTTTCCCAAATCATGTCCAACCCGACAATTGCTGGGTACATCTTGGAACTTCTGTGCATTATTGGATCGATCCCCACATTATATGCCAATTTTACAGATGATAACTATCGCCGGGTTTTCCATGTTCCTTTGCAGTATATTACTCTTCACAATCGACCAGACTCCCATGCAGGTCCTGCTGGAAAAGAATCATACGCCCTTACTCAGCACGTTCTTATCCTCGCTTATTATCAGATATATATCTGGTTCCTTGCACTCAAACTCCAAGACAGGCCAAAACATATACCTTATATTACTCGCCACCTCTTACTTGCCAATGAGCATTACACCCAAGTGGACGAACCTACCGAAGTCTGCTTTGACTGGCTGGCCCGATTCGCCTTTGCCAATGCAGAGTCTAAACCTAGGATGTCATCCCTGCGCGAAAGCGTACTCAATCCACCGGGGAGTTCTGGCGAAGGGATCGTGGCCAGCAAGTCCTGGGTATTCGGAAACTCGATCGTCACTATCAAAACGTTACGCCATTCCGGGTGGCTGGAAATTGAGTGCAGACGGCCTTCTGGATTGACCACTTTCTTGTGCAAGCTAGAGAATGTAGCTGCCTTAGGGTTAGGCGAACAAGTGACTGGTGAGATTGTCGAGGCTGCCACAGAAGCTATTGGCCAGGTTCAAGACGAAACGAGCGACGGCCAG GTTGCATCAAAAGAAGGACATACCGGCGAGGCATCTAACATACCCAGTGGTTTGCTCAACCCAGCGAGCGTCGCGCCCCTCAAAGAAATGGAACTCGACCCCAGTTATCTTGCGCTTCAACTCTCTCCTTATCCCGACATCCGCCGTGCATCTCTTCGAGGGCGGCTCGTGCCCAACGACGATCTCCTTGGAAGAACCTTGCGTAGTCTTGATCGCGTACCGGTGATGGACTTCCATAAGGTCGGAATCATATACGTGGGCCCAGGCCAGACAGACGAACGTGAAATACTCGGTAATCGCGCCGGCTCGCCCGCATACACCCACTTTCTCGATAATATTGGCAGACTTATCCGATTGAAAGACCAGAGAGACCTGTACACTGGCGGGCTTGACCAACATTACGATAGCGATGGCCAGTACGCTTACGCGTGGTGGGACGTAATCATTCAAATGTTATATCATACTGCTACATTGATGCCCAATCGTGATGGAGACGATCAATTTGCCTTCAAGAAGCTCCACATCGGTAACGACTACGTTCGAATCATCTGGAATGACTCCGGCAAGCCCTATCGCTTCGATACCCTTGCGACCCAGTTCCAGTACGTCAATATTGTTATCGAACCTCACTCGGTTGGGACTGTTGCGGCATTTACTTCCGACGCCCATCGTGAAGAGTTCTACAAAGTCGTCCTTCAGCGCGCACCTGGGATGCCTGAATTCGGGATGATAGGAGAATTCAAAATTGTTTCTGCGAAATGTTTACCTGATGTCGTTCGACAAACTAGCATGCTTGCGGACTTTTTTGCCCAGATCTATGTTCATACTCAGCACGACACTATTCGCGAAGAGTATATCACACCATGGAGGGCGCGATTAAGGCAGATTCGGATGTTCAAGTCAAAACTTCCACCGATTGCCCCTGAAGAACAAGTGGAAGGCATTCTGGGCCAGGAGGTGGCACGAGATTTTTCGAGGTCGTATTGA
- a CDS encoding WD-40 repeat-containing protein, which translates to MNLDTISHVVGLKSPEQVDGLLKPLRSVLNVGKENKLVTPLHASFPDFMLSEDRSKDLCCERGRRHAEMAKVCLELISKAKPQFNICGLPSSHLLDSEVEDLDVRISNSIAKGLPYACQHWPTHLGFAGHQDKFVGLVHDFFSSRLLLWMEIMNLTKQIHYGTAMIQSVKKWCSEQKAPEGLIKLVHDASQFVTVYANHPVSLSTPHIYVSMLPFWPPCRPVSAAYMPRTIGVIEPKGTAIARRRLALIATWKVSTWLIKSICLSADGRRLVAPTENSIEVYDTSTGESISSLTIERATGVHSVATSPDGTQVAFAKYRTAYIWNVVIKTRLPTRFPILHDGDVHIHALHADATSVSPLKGHTKEVTSIAFSPGGLHLASASWDKTVRVWDVQTGQTVGEPFKEHTSYVFSVRYSPDGSRLASASLDHSIQVRDVISGAKAPKPLTIHTPDPASIAFSPSGAFIASGSGDKAIRVYDARTGQIVLGPLEGHTDKANSVIFSPDSARLYSCSRDGTVRIWDVQDLGAAHTLPIVPALSSAVYCIRYSHTGQRLVSGSEDGTLHVWNVKTGELVMEPLRGHQETVLSVDYSHSNAYIASSSLDGTLRIWDALSGEDIHGPIKGHSAAVPANMGCHQRSTDRRALQSTRIHVITSVDFSPNEQQLAFSYGHDSDLGNSEGPVDGAIRVVDRFTGDTVVGPIDAHGFISSIEFSSDGMRLVSGSYDKPVRIWDVQTGKQLVACGEDDGGTHGDDSDSNDDRAHGNYVFSVAFSPNGRYVASGSFDETMCIWDAENGNLMFGPLKAHTSPVYCVKFSPDSSHVASCSEDGTIRFWSLASCEASVQDSMLTASDGGQQLAPNLERQTGSGSWSLGGVGWVVLHGHRVVWVPSDLRPRLTHPPEEFMIADRGCLILNLDGLDVGDKWQDCYRPSHDAFT; encoded by the exons ATGAATCTCGATACAATCAGCCACGTAGTGGGATTGAAGAGTCCAGAACAGGTCGATGGGTTGCTTAAGCCCTTGCGATCGGTGCTGAACGTCGGaaaagaaaacaagctgGTCACACCCCTTCATGCGTCATTTCCGGACTTCATGCTGTCCGAGGATCGGTCAAAAGATCTGTGCTGCGAACGCGGGAGGCGACATGCGGAAATGGCAAAGGTCTGCCTTGAGCTGATCAGCAAGGCCAAGCCGCAGTTCAACATCTGTGGCTTACCATCGTCGCACCTTCTAGATAGCGAGGTAGAAGACCTAGATGTTAGAATCAGCAATTCGATCGCTAAAGGTCTGCCATACGCCTGTCAACACTGGCCCACCCACCTCGGGTTTGCGGGGCACCAGGACAAGTTTGTTGGATTGGTTCACGACTTCTTTTCGTCGAGATTACTGCTCTGGATGGAGATCATGAATCTAACGAAACAGATACACTATGGGACGGCAATGATTCAGAGCGTAAAGAAGTGGTGCAGC GAACAAAAGGCTCCTGAAGGATTGATAAAACTAGTGCACGACGCGTCACAGTTCGTGACAGTATATGCGAACCATCCCGTATCTCTAAGTACCCCCCACATCTACGTCTCTATGCTCCCCTTCTGGCCTCCCTGCAGACCCGTTTCTGCGGCGTACATGCCCAGGACAATTGGTGTAATCGAACCGAAAGGGACAGCGATAGCACGAAGACGACTGGCGCTTATTGCCACATGGAAGGTCTCAACTTGGTTGATCAAGTCGATCTGTCTTTCAGCCGACGGAAGGCGCCTGGTGGCACCCACCGAGAACAGTATCGAGGTATATGATACATCCACTGGCGAGAGTATATCCAGCCTCACGATCGAACGTGCAACGGGTGTCCACTCAGTTGCCACATCTCCCGATGGCACTCAAGTCGCTTTTGCCAAATATCGTACTGCCTACATATGGAATGTGGTAATCAAGACACGACTGCCGACCCGTTTCCCAATCTTAC ATGATGGCGATGTACATATCCACGCTTTGCATGCCGATGCTACCAGCGTTAGTCCACTCAAAGGGCATACCAAAGAGGTCACGTCGATTGCATTCTCTCCAGGCGGCTTGCATCTTGCATCTGCATCATGGGACAAAACTGTGCGAGTGTGGGATGTACAAACCGGGCAAACGGTGGGTGAGCCATTTAAGGAGCATACTAGCTACGTCTTCAGTGTGCGCTATTCGCCTGATGGCTCACGCCTTGCCTCGGCTTCTTTGGATCACTCCATTCAAGTGCGGGATGTAATCTCAGGAGCCAAGGCACCGAAACCACTCACAATCCACACTCCCGATCCAGCATCGATTGCCTTCTCACCCAGCGGCGCTTTCATCGCGTCTGGATCAGGCGACAAGGCCATCCGAGTATACGATGCACGCACCGGTCAGATCGTGCTAGGTCCGCTGGAGGGTCACACCGACAAGGCCAACTCGGTCATCTTCTCGCCAGACAGTGCTCGACTCTACTCATGCTCACGGGATGGGACTGTGCGCATATGGGACGTCCAAGATCTCGGCGCGGCCCATACTCTACCAATAGTACCAGCTCTTTCCTCGGCTGTCTACTGCATCCGATATTCGCACACCGGGCAGCGACTCGTCTCTGGCTCGGAAGATGGAACGCTGCATGTGTGGAATGTGAAGACGGGCGAGTTGGTCATGGAACCACTGCGAGGTCATCAAGAAACTGTATTGTCTGTTGACTACTCACATAGCAATGCGTATATTGCCTCTAGTTCACTGGATGGGACACTGAGAATATGGGATGCATTGTCCGGTGAAGATATACATGGACCAATCAAGGGACATAGCGCTGCGGTGCC TGCGAATATGGGATGTCACCAGCGGTCAACAGATCGTCGAGCTCTTCAGAGCACAAGAATTCATGTGATCACGTCGGTGGACTTCTCTCCGAACGAGCAGCAACTCGCCTTTAGCTATGGTCATGACTCAGATCTAGGAAACTCAGAGGGCCCAGTGGACGGAGCTATACGAGTGGTTGATCGATTCACAGGAGACACGGTGGTTGGTCCGATCGATGCACATGGCTTTATCTCCTCGATTGAGTTCTCCTCAGATGGCATGCGCCTCGTCTCAGGGTCATATGACAAACCAGTGCGAATATGGGATGTGCAGACAGGGAAGCAGCTTGTTGCTTGTGGCGAGGATGATGGCGGCACACATGGTGATGATAGCGATAGTAACGATGACCGCGCCCATGGTAACTATGTCTTTTCTGTGGCATTCTCACCGAACGGTCGTTACGTTGCATCTGGCTCTTTTGACGAAACCATGTGTATCTGGGATGCGGAGAACGGCAACCTCATGTTCGGTCCCCTCAAGGCACACACGAGTCCGGTATACTGTGTCAagttctcacccgacagcTCACACGTCGCATCGTGCTCAGAAGATGGGACTATTCGGTTTTGGAGTTTGGCGAGCTGTGAGGCCAGTGTGCAGGATAGCATGTTAACGGCATCAG ACGGCGGTCAACAGCTCGCTCCGAACCTTGAGCGCCAGACTGGGTCCGGCTCTTGGTCACTTGGCGGGGTAGGATGGGTGGTGCTACACGGTCATCGAGTGGTCTGGGTCCCATCCGACCTCCGTCCCCGCCTTACACATCCTCCAGAAGAATTTATGATTGCTGATCGAGGATGCTTGATTCTCAATCTCGATGGACTGGATGTGGGTGACAAATGGCAAGACTGCTATCGACCTTCACACGACGCATTTACCTAG
- a CDS encoding WD-40 repeat-containing protein, which yields MPFIVKLRDIFSYPKKKWKEHRNAGSESALSRHTESCNPLGTTGTDTCDKRPTAWNTIRSLITVIESGANAIGLPISGLKAFVDRLESACEERKEYAELAAQLNTILDELANHMDQPIGTEMTGSVKRIHADIEDEIKKVTERQEIAMGRRLISAMEEANQIVDCYRRIDGYMQRLTLNANFSVLKAANEQTVYVKKQSMESRLRNMSPAMAAVFDSAESHNLRRRSCAPGTRTAQIKLLLDWAHDPEVGRTCWMNGMAGTGKTTIAYSVCEMLKNDYQLAGSFFCSRTIPECRQVKYIIPSIAYQLARFSLPFHEELDKTLVADPDTHTLTLKTQYEKLIVEPLLKSQNTFPTSFIVVIDALDECENEESVGHVLDLLLSTEYTLPVRYIVSSRPEKEITRRMEKRGDANDDPRLVLYELDVSSAGSDIDLYMRYELQGVPLTNDQISEIVERCGSFFIYASTACRYIKQAYEIDEVNDALGVLMDSTVIPMEQDDKNVIDHLYTTILATAFRKSEMI from the exons ATGCCGTTCATAGTCAAGCTTCGTGACATATTCTCGTACCCTAAAAAGAAATGGAAAGAGCATCGTAATGCCGGATC TGAATCTGCCCTATCGAGACACACCGAAAGCTGCAATCCATTAGGGACTACCGGTACTGATACATGTGACAAAAGGCCAACCGCCTGGAATACCATCAGATCACTGATAACCGTTATTGAATCGGGCGCCAACGCAATTGGCTTACCAATCAGCGGACTGAAAGCCTTCGTGGATAGACTCGAG AGTGCTTGCGAAGAGCGTAAGGAGTATGCGGAGTTAGCGGCGCAACTAAATACAATATTGGATGAGCTAGCCAATCACATGGATCAACCGATAGGCACTGAAATGACAGGTAGCGTCAAGCGGATCCACGC AGACATTGAAGATGAGATCAAGAAAGTCACTGAGCGTCAAGAGATAGCGATGGGAAGACGACTGATCAGTGCAATGGAAGAGGCGAATCAGATAGTTGATTGCTACCGCCGAATCGATGGCTATATGCAGCGCTTGACA CTGAACGCAAACTTCAGCGTCCTCAAAGCGGCCAACGAACAAACAGTG TACGTCAAAAAACAAAGTATG GAGTCACGATTGAGGAACATGTCACCCGCGATGGCCGCAGTCTTCGACTCTGCAGAGTCTCACAACCTCAGACGAAGATCGTGTGCACCAGGCACCCGGACCGCACAAATAAAGCTACTGCTCGATTGGGCTCATGACCCGGAAGTCGGAAGGACATGCTGGATGAACGGCATGGCAGGTACCGGCAAGACAACAATCGCATACAGCGTCTGCGAAATGCTCAAGAACGACTACCAGCTCGCAGGCAGCTTCTTCTGCTCACGAACGATCCCAGAGTGCCGGCAGGTCAAGTACATCATACCATCCATCGCCTACCAGCTGGCTCGGTTTTCCCTCCCTTTCCACGAAGAACTGGATAAAACACTTGTGGCAGATCCGGATACGCATACGCTAACACTGAAGACGCAATACGAGAAATTGATCGTCGAACCTTTGTTGAAGTCTCAAAACACGTTTCCCACAAGCTTCATCGTTGTGATAGATGCTTTGGACGAATGTGAGAACGAGGAGAGCGTCGGCCATGTCCTTGACTTGCTCCTGTCCACCGAATATACCCTACCTGTGAGGTATATTGTCTCAAGCCGACCGGAGAAAGAGATTACTCGACGCATGGAAAAACGCGGCGATGCAAACGACGACCCACGGCTGGTGCTGTACGAGCTAGATGTGAGCTCCGCGGGCTCAGATATTgacttatatatgcggtATGAACTGCAAGGCGTTCCGCTCACCAACGATCAAATTTCAGAAATAGTCGAACGCTGCGGGTCGTTCTTTATCTATGCGTCTACTGCCTGCCGATACATCAAACAAGCATACGAGATCGACGAAGTGAACGATGCCTTGGGCGTACTCATGGACTCGACTGTGATCCCGATGGAGCAAGATGACAAGAACGTGATCGACCACTTGTATACGACCATACTAGCTACAGCCTTCCGCAAGTCGGAAATGATCTAG